TCGCGCGTGTTGCCGTTGGTGTAGTTGACGTTGGTCTTGTGGACCGAGAACTTGCCGGTCTTCTCGTCGTACTTCATCAGCCGGTTGTTGGGGATGTCGCTGAGCAGCAGGTGGCCGTGCTCGGGAAAGTACACCGGCCCCTCGGCCCAGCGCATGCCCGAACCCAGCTGCTCGACGGTGCTGCTGTAGATGCGGTACTTGGCGAAGCTCGGGTCCAGGATGAACACGCGCGGATCCGGATAGCGCTGGTTCGGCTGGAAGTCGAACGACTGGGCGCCGGCCAGGCCGCCCAGGGCGGCGAGGCCCGTGCCGGCGGCGGTCTTCAGGAACCGGCGGCGCGGCTCGGACGTGCTGGGGGATGTCCCTCTGTTCATGGCATGTCTCCTCATCGGTGGTTTTTCTCTGGGCGGCGACGGACCCCGGGGCCGCCGCCGCCGCGCGGTCAATAGGTGCCGGTGGCCGGCGGCGGCGCGGGCGTCGCGCGCATCTTCGAGACGATCTGCTGGGCGCCGGCGGCCATCAGGCGCGCGTCCGAGCTCACGGTGGTGAACTGGAAGCCCTTGGCGATGCGCGCCATGGCGCCCTCGGGCGTGCCGTTGTGGATGCCCGCGACCAGGCCGTGCGCCTTGGCGCGCTCCAGGATGTGGTCGATCGCCTCCTGCGCCTTCGGGTCGACGTCGTCGAACACCGGCCGGCAGCCCAGCGCCAGCGACAGGTCCGACGGCCCGATGTAGATGGCGTCGAGCCCCTCGACCGACAGGATCGCGTCGAGGTTGTCGAGCGCCTGGGCGGTCTCGATCATGGCGAAGGTGACGATGGTGTCGTTGGCGTGCTGCGGGTAGTCGGCGCCGCCGTAGAGGAAGGCGCGGATCGGGCCGAAGCTGCGCGTGCCGCGCGGCGCGTAGTGCGACCAGGCGACGAGCTTCTGCGCGTCCTCGCGGGTGTTGATCATGGGACAGATCACCCCGTAGGCGCCGGCGTCGAGCGTCTTCATGATGATGCCCGGCTCCAGCCACGGCACGCGCACCACGGGCACGGTGTCGGTGGTGGAGATGGCCTGGAGCATCGGCACCATCGACTGGTAGTCGACGACGCCGTGCTGCAGGTCGATGGTCAGCGAGTCCCAGCCCTGGTGGGCCATGGTCTCGGCCGAGAAGCTGTTGGGAATGGCGAGCCAGCCGTTGATGGCGGCGCCGCCCGATTTCCACAGGGTGCGAAGGCGGTTTTCTCTCATGGGGACGTTCCTGTCTCGGTGGGATGTGAAAGCCCCGATCTTGACGCACGCGGCAAGCCGCCGCGTGCTTTTCGCCTCAGCGGTCCAGCGCCGGGCGCTTGGCGTCGAACTTCCAGCCGGGAACGAGGAACTGCATCGCCGAGGCGTCGTCGCGCGCGCCCAGGCCGTGCTGCTTGTAGAGCTGGTGCGCCTTCTCGACCTCCGCCATGTCCAGCTCGACGCCCAGGCCGGGCTTCTCGGGCACCCGGACATGGCCGTCGACGATCTGCAGCGGCTCCTTCGTCAGGCGCTGGCCGTCCTGCCAGATCCAGTGCGTGTCGATGGCCGTGACGCGCCCGGGCGCGGCCGCGCCGACGTGCGTGAACATCGCCAGCGAGACGTCGAAGTGGTTGTTGGAGTGGCTGCCCCAGGTCAGGCCCCAGTCGCGGCAGGTCTGCGCCACGCGCACCGAGCCCGCCATGGTCCAGAAGTGCGGGTCGGCCAGCGGGATGTCCACCGACTGCAGCGACAGCGCGTGCGTGAGCTGGCGCCAGTCGGTGGCGATCATGTTGGTCGCCGTGGGCAGGCCGGTGGCACGGCGGAACTCCGCCATCACCTCGCGCCCGGAGAAGCCGTCCTCGGCGCCGCACGGGTCCTCGGCATAGGCGACGACGCCGCGCATGCGCTGGCCCAGGCGGATCGCGTCCTTGAGCAGCCAGCCGCCGTTGGGGTCGAGCGTGACGCGTGCCTCGGGAAAGCGCTCGTGCAGGGCGACGATGGCGTCGACCTCCTCGTCGCCGCGCAGCACGCCGCCCTTGAGCTTGAAGTCGTTGAAGCCGTACTTCTCGCGCGCCGCCTCGGCCAGCCGGACGATCGCCTCGGGCGTCATGGCCTTCTCGTGGCGCAGGCGGAACCAGTCGTTCTCCGCTTCCGCGTCGGTGACGTAGGGCAGGTC
This genomic stretch from Comamonadaceae bacterium OTU4NAUVB1 harbors:
- a CDS encoding aldolase/citrate lyase family protein, coding for MRENRLRTLWKSGGAAINGWLAIPNSFSAETMAHQGWDSLTIDLQHGVVDYQSMVPMLQAISTTDTVPVVRVPWLEPGIIMKTLDAGAYGVICPMINTREDAQKLVAWSHYAPRGTRSFGPIRAFLYGGADYPQHANDTIVTFAMIETAQALDNLDAILSVEGLDAIYIGPSDLSLALGCRPVFDDVDPKAQEAIDHILERAKAHGLVAGIHNGTPEGAMARIAKGFQFTTVSSDARLMAAGAQQIVSKMRATPAPPPATGTY
- the gudD gene encoding glucarate dehydratase — encoded protein: MPINDTPVITALRVIPVAGRDSMLLNLSGAHGPFFTRNILILTDSAGRTGVGEVPGGEKIRQTLEDAAPLVVGQPLGSQQRLVQEVQSKFADRDSGGRGLQTFDLRTTIHAVTAIESALLDLLGQHLGVPVAALLGEGQQRASVEMLGYLFYVGDKALTDLPYVTDAEAENDWFRLRHEKAMTPEAIVRLAEAAREKYGFNDFKLKGGVLRGDEEVDAIVALHERFPEARVTLDPNGGWLLKDAIRLGQRMRGVVAYAEDPCGAEDGFSGREVMAEFRRATGLPTATNMIATDWRQLTHALSLQSVDIPLADPHFWTMAGSVRVAQTCRDWGLTWGSHSNNHFDVSLAMFTHVGAAAPGRVTAIDTHWIWQDGQRLTKEPLQIVDGHVRVPEKPGLGVELDMAEVEKAHQLYKQHGLGARDDASAMQFLVPGWKFDAKRPALDR